TACACTTACATAAAAACAAAATCGCCAATACAGCGGATATGGCTCCGCAAACCAGGCGGATGGTTTCTGAATAGCTTTGAAGGAGATTGCCCAGGGCTGCAAACCCAAGGGAAAGCCCTGCCATGGGAATGGGAACTTTTTTAATCATTGCATCCCTCCGCAGATTCCAGTTCATCGGTATTGGTAAGGCCGTATTCCCGCACCACGATCTCAGCTACTTTTCTGGCTACCAGTCCTGTGAAACGAATACACTGTTCCTTGTGCTCTCCTTTTCCCATATCAAACTCTTTGGTAAGGATCCTGCAGCATAATGCATTCTTTCCGTTGTTTTCCTTGAACCAGTCGTGAAGCTCCTTTGACACTTCTAGATTCTTTTCCACTTTGGGGTCACCCTGTTTTGTCCGTCCAAAGAACAGGCCAAGGGCCATAACCCCGCCGGATACCGCTCCGCACAGACATTTGGAACGTCCGATACCTACCGGAAAGCCGGAAGCCATGGCTATGACTTCTTCTGGTATATCCAGTTCAAAATTGGACCTCATGGAGCTTACAACCGCCTCCGAACAAAAAAAGCCTCCCCGAAACAGAGCTTCCGCATCATCTCCGATCTTCTTAACACTAACCGCCTGTTTCACATTCATCCTTTGCATCCTCCTGCATGTTTATTGATAATTATATTCTATTAAGATTTAAGGCTTACGTCCAATTCATAAAATCTATAAATAAGCCGTACTTATAGGAAATATCTATTACATGCAGTCAGAAACTGTATTTTCTGCAAAAATCGGCTGCAATCAGCCGTTTTCCGGTCCCGCGCATACTCAAAGCTTACATGGTCACTTGTTAAATCAAATATCAGTTCCTCCTCTTTATACAGTAAAAACCTTGCCAGCAATAAATGCTCCTCTTTTATGAAGCGAACCATCTTTCCCTGATCCGGAGCCAGGAGCCTGTGGGAAAACCCCCCATTTTTAATTCTGTTCCGGTTTGTTAAAAATATTTTAAAAGTGTATTGGCCCTGCTTTAATATAACTGCAGTTTCTCTTTTGCATACCACCTTTACTCCCAGATAAGTGGCAAAACGGTATTCCTGCCCTTTATACTGGATGACACAGATGCAGCCCTGAAAGCTATGTCCGATAAAAGGAATATGAGCAATGGAAACCATGACCGATGCTTCTTCCGGAAACCGGTTGCATTGAAGCCATAAGTAATCCCTGGGAAAGGATCTGCCCCTGTCTCCCTCTATATATCCCTTTTCCCCATGAAAATCCAGGACCTTTCCATTGACATTAAGAACTCCTTTAAGGGCATGGGCCATGCTGATAATTTCATGCCTGCATTCCATATGATTTGCAGAAACGGGCGCCTCACTCCCCTTTCATCCACACTATGGCCGGGAATAAAGGCTAAGACCGTGTCTGCGTTCTGATGCTTGAAATACCAGCCCTCAAAATACTTCTTCCTCTTTTGATGGGACGGACAGCTCATGCAAAGATCTTTTAAATCATCTCCTAAACCAGACATTCTGGTTTTTATGATTCTATTAAGGTTTTTTATTACCACAATGGATTCCATATCTCCTTTCTTTTTAAGCATTGGATGATTCTAAACATAGGGTTTCCAAATGTCACGTGATATAGTCAGAAAAGCCCGTCCCTTTGCGGGACGGACCTTCCTAATATCCTTTTTTATATTAAACGCTGACTCCCATGTCATAAACTACCTTATCTATAAATACATCGACGTACTCCCTGCAAAACTGCGTACCAGCGCCCTTAACCAGTTCACTGATCGCATATTCCCTGGATAATGCATGACGGTAGCTTCTTTCACTGATCATGGCGTCGTATGCATCTGCAATAGCAATGATCCTTGATTGAACCGGTATTTCATTTTCCTTAAGTCCCTTGGGATAACCACTTCCATCCCACCATTCATGATGGGCCAGAACGTAATCTGCCATCTCTGACAGTTCATTGACCGTGCTTAAAATGCGGTAGCCGATCTCCGGGTGCTTTTTAATTTCTTCCCATTCCTTTTCCACCAGTTTTCCGTTTTTATTAAGTATCCCCTCTTCAATTGCCACCTTACCGATATCATGGAGCATTCCAACGGTCCTTAACTCTTTTATTTCATCTTCCTGCAGTCCAAGGGCTGTCCCCATCTTTTCGCACAGCTGAGACACACGGAGGGAATGCTGTTCTTCCCTGGGATTTTTCTCATGAAGGGCAGTCATAATCGTATAGATAGTCTTCCCCCTTATTCCCGCGCTTTCCAGCAGCTTTTTCTTGTACATATAGTCCTCGGCCTTTTTAAGGACTTCCAATATGGATTCCTCATCCTTATATTTCGCGTTGTATCCAAAAGATACGGAAAGGGTAATCTTATTTACGGCTTCATGCTTTGTCCGTTTACTGACCCTGCCGATCATCTCCTTTATTTCCTTAACATCGGTATTGGGAGAAATTATGATGAATTCATCGCCTCCCAAACGGCATATGATATCCTTTTCCCTGAAACCTTCTCTTAATACTTCAGCCACTTTTTGAATATATTTATCTCCCACCTTGTGTCCAAAGGAATCGTTCATGAGCTTTAATCCATTGATATCGGCCATGGTAATCATTAGCGGATAATAGCTTTTGGAATTCAGCCGTTTTAACTGTTCTTCAAAAAACCTTCTGTTGTATAATCCCGTCAACTGGTCATGATAGCTTAAATAATGGAGCCGATCCTCCGCCTGTTTGCTTTTGGTAATGTCATTTAAAATAATGGCCAGCTGGTTTTCCTTTGGGCGGGACGCCAGAACCTCATAGTAATAATTCGTATTCTCCTGAAACCGCTGGTAGCTGGTCGATTCTCCTGTATTTATGGTCCATATCAGCTTGTCCAGGTTTTTTGGTTCCATATTTTTATGTATATCAAAAAATCTTTTCCCTAAAATATCTTCTTTTTTTAATCCGGTCAAGGCCTCATGGCTGTAATTGGAATCTACCAGCCTATATTCAAAAATATCATCGCCGGCAGCTCCCTCATACAATGCCATGCCTAATTGCATCTGTCTGATGATGGCCTTATATTTCTCTTCGCTTATTCTTAACCTTTGATCATACTCCATGATTTTTTCATACTGTATCCTCAGCTCTTTTTCTGATGCAGTGAGCTGTTCCACGTATTCCTTAAGCTCTTCATTGGCGGCGGACAGATCGTCATAGCTTTTGCCCAATCTTCTCTCTGCCAGCTCTACCTTTCGTAAAAGGTTGGAAATTAAATAATAAAGAACCGAAGCAGTAATCAAAACATACATAATTCCCTTATAAGTATGGATCACCATCCTTGCAGAAGGATTATAAACGAGCCGGTTCACGATTCTGTCGGAGAAATAAACCCAGACAAAACCAAAAAGAAAATACATAATGCAGATTTTAATTCCTTCCTGTTTTAAAGGATCTCTCTTTTGCTTCATATCATTCTTTTTAGCCTTTAACCATTTAATCATGCTACTCCCCCTTTAAACGGTATTATACACTATTTTGATTCCATAGGAAACATTTTACCAATTTTTCCTTTTAATAATAATCCGTAAAACAGCAAAAAAAGAAGGGCCTGCGTGTGCCCTTCCTTCTTATGGTTTTTAACAGTATTTTTGAAAGCGGCTTTCCATTAGTCGGCCTTTAATACTTTGACGATTTCTCCTATAATATAATCATGGTAATCCTTTGCCGGATAGTTTTGCTTGTCAAGGGTTTGATCAAAGAAACCATTGGGATCAATCCTCTGCTTATAAAGCTTACGGCAGATAAGCACCAGCCTTGCTTCGGAAAAATAAGGTGCTTCCGCATCAAAAACAGGCGTAAGCCCGGACTCTTTCTCCTTATCTACGTCACGTCCGGAATGGGCGCCGCAGTAGTTTAAAGCAGATCTGCAGTTGTCACCGAAAAAGCTAAGAGCGTAATACTCGCTTTTATCAATAAATTCCAAAGTATATCTCTGGGGACGGAGCACAATGGTGGAAACACTCTTATTCCACATGATTCCCAGGCCTCCCCAGCTGGCTGTCATCATATTATACTTTTCCTCGCTGCCGGCGGAAATAAGCATCCATTCCTTTCCTATCATTGTGATCGGGTCCATGGTCACTTGTTTCAGATCAACAGGTCTTAACATATTAATACCTCCATATTTTTGATATTTGTTTATTATATGTCTTAACAGAACTTGCAACGCAAGTGAAGATCAGGATTCAGAATTATTCCGCACATCAATATCCACCAATTCCAGGCCATCCACTACCTCGTGAAGGTATAGATCTTCAATATGTCTCCGTATGACCCGTTTTCCGCCCACATCTCCTTCTAATTCCAGAAGCTCCTTAAGATAATTTCTGGAAAAGATGGCCGGGTTCCCCAAAGCGCCCATGTTACACAGACAGCCGATCCCTTTTTTGCTGTCCCGCCAGCTTTCCACCAGATCTCTTATGGTAGCCGCTTTTAAATATGGCTGGTCACAGACCGCAAAACAATAATCTGTTTCTTCATTTTCAAGCTCTTTCAGCGCCAGATGAATGGAATGGGAGATACCAAGGCTGCTTTCCCTGTTTACCACTACCTCATAACCATAGTTTTCCATGGTGTCCATAATCTCCTGGTACTGGGTGACAACCATTTTCCTGTCAAAGATACCATCCGGAAGCGCTTCTACTTCCTCTAAAATATATCGGTACATGGGTTTTCCTTTGAATTCATGAAGCAGCTTATTGCCGTTAAATCTGCGGCTGTCCCCCGCTGCCAGAAGGATAAGTGCCAGTTTCATGCCATCAAACCTCCCCTTTTCATTGCTTTTCCGTTTTTGCCGCCGCCCTTTTTTTCTTTTTCATGCTCAAAATCGCCTCCAGGACGCCTCCGCCTATGGAAGACGCCTTGTCTGAGATCGTATAGCAGTTTTCAATGTTTCCTCTGGGGTCAACATCTCCTGACTTCATTCCCTTTGTCACTGCCACACCGTCCTGAAGCAGACCTCTTACAACGCCTCCCACCTGGGCATATATGGGAGCATCGCCTGAATAGCCTACCAGGTCGCCTTTTTCTACCAGATCACCGATCTTAACATGGCCTTTAAAAATTCCATCATCGGTTGCACGGATTATCCGTTCCTTATCATAACCGCCGATCATGCCTGGAACTCCTGTATTGGGAAAAGCGCTTCCCTCCCAGATGCAGCGGCCCAGATTATGGCCTCTTTTTGTCTCCACCACCACATGACAGTCAAGTCCGGCAGTAAAGCCGGGGCCAACGCCTACTACCACATCTGCGTCAGTTATCCTGGTTCCCAGGTTCTTTTTTGCAATAATGGCATCCACCACCACATCCGGCTTCCAGGTTTCCCGGATCTTGCATTCCTCGTCTGCCACTACCGCAACCTGATCCCCTGCTATGGCTCCATGGATTTCCTCCAGACTGCGGCATAAAACACCGGTGATATCCTCCACCTTTGCCTCTTCCTCATAAACTGCCCTTGAAAAGGCCACTGTCCGCCGTACCGTGGTTGGAACGGCGATATCCGTCATGACCAGTTCAAAGCCGCAGCGGTGCAACCGGCATCCGATGCCTGTTGCCAGGTCACCGGCTCCTTTTATCAATACCTTCATTATAGTCTCCTGATCTTCTGTTTTATTTCTGCAGGGTATCTGATGTTCTGGCACATTCTCCGCCTCTGCCTGAAAGGATTTCCAGACCGTGAGAAAGGGTATCTAAAATGTATTCCAGGCTCTCTCTCACCGCCTTGGGGCTTCCCGGAAGATTGATGATAAGGGTCGATCCCCTGATGACACTGGCTCCTCTGCTTAACATGGCCCGTTTGGTCACAGTCATGCTGTAAGCCCGTATGGCCTCGGCAATTCCCGGTGCATTGCGGTCCGCAACGGCCAAAGTGGCCTCCGGGGTCACATCCCTGGGAGAAAACCCGGTGCCGCCGGTGGTCAGAACCAGATCACATTCCACTTCATCACTTAAGCGCATGAGTTCTTCCTTTAAGTCTTCTCCTTCATCGGCTAAGAGCCTGTAGCTGACCACTTCATAGCCTGCCTCTTCCAATATCTCTCTTATGACGGCGCCGCTTACATCTTTCCGTTCTCCGGCGGCTCCCTTGTCACTTAAGGTTACGATTCCTGCCCGGTACATACTGTGATCTCATCTCCTTCCTTCATGGTCCCTCCCTGAAGAACTCTTGTAAAGATTCCGTTTGTGGGCATGATGCATTCTCCCATTTTCTTGTATATCTCGCAGTGGCTGTGACATTCCTTTCCTATTTGAGTCACCTCCAAAAGGATATCTCCGCTCTTTAACCTGGTGCCAATGGGAAGATGAATCAAATCAATTCCCTGGACAATGATGTTTTCACCAAAGGCTCCGTTTCCGATCTTAGCACCTCTGGCCTTAAAATCCTCTATGGTATCAAAGGATAAAAGGCTTACCTGCCGGTGCCATTTGCCTGCATGGGCATCCCCTTCTATCCCGTATTCTTCTATTAGATGGCCTTCATCCACTTTGGTTTTCTGAGTTCCCTTTTTTTCGCTGATACAGACAGCCATTACCTTTCCCATCTGCTTATCCTCCTATCTGGTTCATGTTGGGGCCCGTTTCTCCCAAAGCTTCTTCAAAATGATGGCTCTCCGGTTTGTTCCGGATGCTCTGCTTCATCAGATTAAAAAGGCTGTCATCGGAAATTCCTTCGCGCAAAGGCCCTTTTAAATCCACTCCCGCAGGGCTGTCCAGGCAAAGCTTTAGAAATCCGTCAGAAGTCAGCCTTACCCGGTTACAGGTACGGCAGAATTTGTGGCTTACGGCACTGATAAAGCCGATAAAGCCTGTTTCATCTCCCCATGTATAATAAACGGCAGGACCGTTGCCTTTTACCTGGCGGCTTTCCTTAAGTTCTCCAAAAGCCTCTGACAGGATTCCCGCCAGATCATCATTTTCCAGTGCTTTGTAATGTTTCCCCTGTCCAATGGGCATCATTTCAATAAAACGGACAGGGATCCTGCGTTCCATGGAAAACCGGGCAAAGGCCAGCACCTCTTCCTTTGTTAATTCCTCCATGACCGCACAGTTTATTTTTACCTTGATTCCGGCTGCCAATGCGCTGTCGATTCCTTCCATGACGGATTCAAAAGAGTCTCTTCTTGTGATTCTGGCAAACCGCACGGGATCCAGGGTATCCAGGCTCACATTGACGCTTGATAAGCCTGCAGCCTTTAGTTTAGCTGACTTTTCCTTTAACAGGCAGCCATTAGTGGTCATTGTCACATCCTCAATTCCCGGAATCCTTGCCAGCTCCTTGATCAGGACCTCTATGTCCTTTCTCACCAAAGGCTCCCCTCCGGTTACCTTTACCTTACGGATTCCAAGGCGGGCACCTGCCTTACAGATCCGCAGGATTTCCTGATAGGTGAGGATGTCCTCATGGCGCAGAGGGGAAATCCCCTCCTCCGGCATGCAGTAGAGACACCTTAAATTACACCGGTCCGTAACGGATATCCGGATATAGTCAATGGTTCTATTGCAGCTGTCTTTCATCCTTTGCTCCCCCTGCTGCCTGAATCCTTTTCATAAAGTCCGCTTTTACCGCCATCCTTTTTCAAAAGGCAGATATGACTGATGGTCATCCCCCGGTCCATGGCCTTGCACATGTCATATATGGTAAGAAGAGCGATATTCACCCCTGTCAGGGCTTCCATCTCCACCCCTGTCTTGCCCTGGGTTTTAACCGTACAGACTGCCTCTACAGAAAGCTGTTCCTCATGAAGTACAAAATCCACCGCGCATTTTGTAAGCATCAGTCCATGGCACAGCGGGATCAGTTCAGAGGTCCTTTTTGCTCCCATGATACCTGCTACCCTGGCTACTCCCAGAACATCGCCCTTTTTTGCGGTTCCAAGGGAAATGGCTTTAAAAACCTCCTGATTGACTGTAATAAATCCGTGGGCAACGGCGATCCGGTCTGTTTCCGCCTTTTCCCCAACATCTACCATGCGGGCATTTCCCTGTTCATCAAAATGTGTCAGTCCATTCATATTTTTCTTTTAACCTCTCCTCCTGTAGCGTCTACCAGCCCTTTCCGAAGCCGCAGTTTGGATAATAGCATACGTCACAGGAAAGGCAAAGCCCTCCTTTGCCCAGCTTATCAAGATCTTCCTTTATCACCGGGTCATCGGTCATAAGCCTTGGGAGCACCAGATCAAACACTGTCCGTTTGGAATACATGACGCATCCGGGAAGTCCGGCTATAGGAATAGTTTTCCCGTCCTGTCTGTAATAGGACAATAAGAACATGGCTCCCGGAAGCACCGGAGCACCGTAGGAAATCACTTCAGCCCCTGTATTGCGGATTGCCAGAGGAGTCTTATCATCCGGGTCAACGCTCATGCCTCCGCTGACAAGGACCATGTCAGCCCCCTGGCCGATGAGGTCAAGAATGGCCTCTGTGGTATGCTCCGGCTTATCATCGGTGACTGTCTGGCCAAGGATCCTGCCGCCTAGCTCTTCCACCTTTGCCTTTAAGACAGGTCCAAAGGAATCCTTTATCCTGCCATGGAATACTTCGCTTCCCGTGGTCACGATTCCCACCTTTTTATCCAGGTAGGGCAGTACGGCAAAGATCTTCTTTTCTCCACAGACCGCTTTCGCCTCTTCCATCTTTTCCTTTTCAATGACAAGGGGAATGATCCTAGTGCCGCACAGCTTGTCCCCAGGCTCCACCGGGGTGTTGGGATGTCTGGAAGCGATCATCATATTCCCCAGGCTGTTTATTTTATCTAAAAGTCCGGTATCTATTTTTAACAGGCCCCGAACAGTTGATTTCAATTCAATTTTTCCTTCCTTTACCTCGCTTCGTTCCATATTGTCACCAAAACAAAGGCTGCACAGGATTTCAGCAGCTTCATTTTCATGGTAAAGAGAATCATCCTTTTCCCAAACATAAATGTGTTCTTTTCCCATGGACAGCAGCACCGGAATGTCCTCCTCTGTCACTACATGTCCTTTCCTGAATCTTGCATCCTTTATGACTCCTGGTATGATCTGAGTCATATCATGGCAGAGAACCTGTCCTACCGCATCTACTGTCTTGATTTCCTTCACGTTCCCCTCTCCTTTCGTTCTTAGGCTTAACAAGTTATTCTCAAGTAAGAATATCCCTATTTACAGAAAATTACCATATCCACTCATTATATCATCCGGGAAAATATTTGTAAAATAATTCTTCCACCGCTGATTCTGCCTCCTCTACAAAGGCCAGATACCGGTCTAAGAACTTCTCGCCCTCTTCCGTTAAAACAGTAGTTCCTCCGTTTTCCCCTCCCCTTCTTCCTTCCATCAGGGAAAATCCCAGGTCCTCTTCTGCCTTGTTGATAATCTTCCACGCTTTTGAATAAGCCATGTGCAGTTCCTGGCAGGCGGCAGAAAGGGATCCCCTCTCCCTTACAAGCCTCATTAAGTCTGCCACTCCCGGCCCAAAGTTACGCTCTTCATAATAAACACGGAGCTTTAAATGATACTTAAGCGTTCTTTCTTCTTTGTTTATTTCTTTCATT
The nucleotide sequence above comes from Lacrimispora sp. BS-2. Encoded proteins:
- a CDS encoding C-GCAxxG-C-C family protein produces the protein MNVKQAVSVKKIGDDAEALFRGGFFCSEAVVSSMRSNFELDIPEEVIAMASGFPVGIGRSKCLCGAVSGGVMALGLFFGRTKQGDPKVEKNLEVSKELHDWFKENNGKNALCCRILTKEFDMGKGEHKEQCIRFTGLVARKVAEIVVREYGLTNTDELESAEGCND
- a CDS encoding tocopherol cyclase family protein — translated: MECRHEIISMAHALKGVLNVNGKVLDFHGEKGYIEGDRGRSFPRDYLWLQCNRFPEEASVMVSIAHIPFIGHSFQGCICVIQYKGQEYRFATYLGVKVVCKRETAVILKQGQYTFKIFLTNRNRIKNGGFSHRLLAPDQGKMVRFIKEEHLLLARFLLYKEEELIFDLTSDHVSFEYARDRKTADCSRFLQKIQFLTACNRYFL
- a CDS encoding HD domain-containing phosphohydrolase yields the protein MIKWLKAKKNDMKQKRDPLKQEGIKICIMYFLFGFVWVYFSDRIVNRLVYNPSARMVIHTYKGIMYVLITASVLYYLISNLLRKVELAERRLGKSYDDLSAANEELKEYVEQLTASEKELRIQYEKIMEYDQRLRISEEKYKAIIRQMQLGMALYEGAAGDDIFEYRLVDSNYSHEALTGLKKEDILGKRFFDIHKNMEPKNLDKLIWTINTGESTSYQRFQENTNYYYEVLASRPKENQLAIILNDITKSKQAEDRLHYLSYHDQLTGLYNRRFFEEQLKRLNSKSYYPLMITMADINGLKLMNDSFGHKVGDKYIQKVAEVLREGFREKDIICRLGGDEFIIISPNTDVKEIKEMIGRVSKRTKHEAVNKITLSVSFGYNAKYKDEESILEVLKKAEDYMYKKKLLESAGIRGKTIYTIMTALHEKNPREEQHSLRVSQLCEKMGTALGLQEDEIKELRTVGMLHDIGKVAIEEGILNKNGKLVEKEWEEIKKHPEIGYRILSTVNELSEMADYVLAHHEWWDGSGYPKGLKENEIPVQSRIIAIADAYDAMISERSYRHALSREYAISELVKGAGTQFCREYVDVFIDKVVYDMGVSV
- a CDS encoding flavin reductase family protein, coding for MLRPVDLKQVTMDPITMIGKEWMLISAGSEEKYNMMTASWGGLGIMWNKSVSTIVLRPQRYTLEFIDKSEYYALSFFGDNCRSALNYCGAHSGRDVDKEKESGLTPVFDAEAPYFSEARLVLICRKLYKQRIDPNGFFDQTLDKQNYPAKDYHDYIIGEIVKVLKAD
- a CDS encoding nucleotidyltransferase family protein, which produces MKLALILLAAGDSRRFNGNKLLHEFKGKPMYRYILEEVEALPDGIFDRKMVVTQYQEIMDTMENYGYEVVVNRESSLGISHSIHLALKELENEETDYCFAVCDQPYLKAATIRDLVESWRDSKKGIGCLCNMGALGNPAIFSRNYLKELLELEGDVGGKRVIRRHIEDLYLHEVVDGLELVDIDVRNNSES
- the yqeB gene encoding selenium-dependent molybdenum cofactor biosynthesis protein YqeB, whose product is MKVLIKGAGDLATGIGCRLHRCGFELVMTDIAVPTTVRRTVAFSRAVYEEEAKVEDITGVLCRSLEEIHGAIAGDQVAVVADEECKIRETWKPDVVVDAIIAKKNLGTRITDADVVVGVGPGFTAGLDCHVVVETKRGHNLGRCIWEGSAFPNTGVPGMIGGYDKERIIRATDDGIFKGHVKIGDLVEKGDLVGYSGDAPIYAQVGGVVRGLLQDGVAVTKGMKSGDVDPRGNIENCYTISDKASSIGGGVLEAILSMKKKKRAAAKTEKQ
- a CDS encoding MogA/MoaB family molybdenum cofactor biosynthesis protein, coding for MYRAGIVTLSDKGAAGERKDVSGAVIREILEEAGYEVVSYRLLADEGEDLKEELMRLSDEVECDLVLTTGGTGFSPRDVTPEATLAVADRNAPGIAEAIRAYSMTVTKRAMLSRGASVIRGSTLIINLPGSPKAVRESLEYILDTLSHGLEILSGRGGECARTSDTLQK
- a CDS encoding MOSC domain-containing protein yields the protein MGKVMAVCISEKKGTQKTKVDEGHLIEEYGIEGDAHAGKWHRQVSLLSFDTIEDFKARGAKIGNGAFGENIIVQGIDLIHLPIGTRLKSGDILLEVTQIGKECHSHCEIYKKMGECIMPTNGIFTRVLQGGTMKEGDEITVCTGQES
- the moaA gene encoding GTP 3',8-cyclase MoaA, which produces MKDSCNRTIDYIRISVTDRCNLRCLYCMPEEGISPLRHEDILTYQEILRICKAGARLGIRKVKVTGGEPLVRKDIEVLIKELARIPGIEDVTMTTNGCLLKEKSAKLKAAGLSSVNVSLDTLDPVRFARITRRDSFESVMEGIDSALAAGIKVKINCAVMEELTKEEVLAFARFSMERRIPVRFIEMMPIGQGKHYKALENDDLAGILSEAFGELKESRQVKGNGPAVYYTWGDETGFIGFISAVSHKFCRTCNRVRLTSDGFLKLCLDSPAGVDLKGPLREGISDDSLFNLMKQSIRNKPESHHFEEALGETGPNMNQIGG
- the moaC gene encoding cyclic pyranopterin monophosphate synthase MoaC, which codes for MNGLTHFDEQGNARMVDVGEKAETDRIAVAHGFITVNQEVFKAISLGTAKKGDVLGVARVAGIMGAKRTSELIPLCHGLMLTKCAVDFVLHEEQLSVEAVCTVKTQGKTGVEMEALTGVNIALLTIYDMCKAMDRGMTISHICLLKKDGGKSGLYEKDSGSRGSKG
- a CDS encoding molybdopterin-binding protein; this translates as MKEIKTVDAVGQVLCHDMTQIIPGVIKDARFRKGHVVTEEDIPVLLSMGKEHIYVWEKDDSLYHENEAAEILCSLCFGDNMERSEVKEGKIELKSTVRGLLKIDTGLLDKINSLGNMMIASRHPNTPVEPGDKLCGTRIIPLVIEKEKMEEAKAVCGEKKIFAVLPYLDKKVGIVTTGSEVFHGRIKDSFGPVLKAKVEELGGRILGQTVTDDKPEHTTEAILDLIGQGADMVLVSGGMSVDPDDKTPLAIRNTGAEVISYGAPVLPGAMFLLSYYRQDGKTIPIAGLPGCVMYSKRTVFDLVLPRLMTDDPVIKEDLDKLGKGGLCLSCDVCYYPNCGFGKGW
- a CDS encoding LysR family transcriptional regulator, with amino-acid sequence MKEINKEERTLKYHLKLRVYYEERNFGPGVADLMRLVRERGSLSAACQELHMAYSKAWKIINKAEEDLGFSLMEGRRGGENGGTTVLTEEGEKFLDRYLAFVEEAESAVEELFYKYFPG